A part of Denitratisoma oestradiolicum genomic DNA contains:
- a CDS encoding Fic family protein: protein MIRSHAIQITPEILSLIAGIDEFKGAWRALGTLAPDRLSALRRVATIESIGSSTRIEGSRLSDREVERLLSNLQIKSFTTRDEQEVAGYAEVMELVFSSWQDIVMTENHIKQLHRDLLTYSEKDAWHRGNYKTSTNSVVAFDEEGTQLGVVFETATPFDTPRLMTELVTWYNDERSAARLHPLLLIGIWVVVFLEIHPFQDGNGRLSRVLTTLLLLQAGYAYVPYSSLESVIEQSKEAYYLALRQTQGTIRTESPNWQPWLTFFLRALAEQVRRLNRKVERERIVLATLPELSLQIVEFAREHGRVTMGDAIRLTGGNRNTLKQHFRALVEQGHLVQHGAGRGVWYELR from the coding sequence ATGATCCGATCCCATGCTATCCAGATAACCCCGGAAATCCTGAGCCTCATCGCCGGTATCGATGAGTTCAAGGGGGCCTGGCGTGCGCTCGGCACCCTGGCGCCGGACCGGCTTTCGGCATTGCGCCGCGTCGCCACCATCGAGAGCATCGGCTCGTCCACCCGCATCGAGGGTAGCCGGCTGTCGGACCGGGAAGTCGAACGCCTGCTGTCCAACCTGCAGATCAAGTCCTTCACGACCCGTGACGAACAGGAGGTGGCCGGCTACGCCGAGGTCATGGAACTGGTGTTCTCGTCCTGGCAGGACATCGTGATGACCGAGAACCACATCAAGCAACTGCACCGTGATCTGCTGACCTACAGCGAGAAGGACGCCTGGCATCGGGGCAACTACAAGACCTCCACCAACAGCGTGGTCGCCTTCGACGAGGAGGGTACACAATTGGGCGTGGTGTTCGAAACCGCGACGCCCTTCGACACGCCGCGCCTGATGACCGAGCTGGTCACTTGGTACAACGACGAGCGCAGCGCTGCAAGACTGCACCCGCTGCTGCTCATCGGTATCTGGGTCGTGGTCTTTCTGGAGATCCACCCCTTTCAGGATGGAAACGGTCGCCTGAGCCGGGTACTGACCACCTTGCTGCTGTTGCAGGCAGGCTATGCCTACGTGCCCTACAGCTCGCTCGAAAGCGTGATCGAGCAGAGCAAGGAGGCCTACTACCTCGCGCTGCGGCAAACGCAAGGGACAATCCGGACAGAATCTCCGAACTGGCAGCCCTGGCTGACCTTCTTCCTGCGTGCTCTGGCCGAGCAAGTACGCCGCCTGAATCGCAAGGTGGAGCGCGAGAGGATCGTGCTGGCCACACTGCCCGAACTCTCGCTACAGATCGTCGAGTTCGCAAGGGAACACGGACGCGTGACGATGGGAGATGCGATCCGGCTGACCGGCGGCAATCGCAACACGCTCAAGCAGCACTTCCGGGCCTTGGTGGAGCAAGGCCACCTTGTCCAGCATGGTGCCGGCAGAGGTGTCTGGTACGAGCTGCGCTAG
- a CDS encoding antibiotic biosynthesis monooxygenase, with protein sequence MNPLPTPAHKPASEQFLLRPERDKEQVLFVVRHRVKMEAREAYERWLKRIMQVAAPFPGHLGVQIVRPPAGRHEYVIAVRFESQADAARWHHSDEREGLITQLGDLLESHEEIDIVSGLEFWFTPPSGIIPPRWKQLLATTAVIWPLTILVPALLHPLLDRIPATLPGWLSQGLNILTVVALATYLIMPRWTRLLAKWLYRK encoded by the coding sequence ATGAACCCCCTCCCGACGCCCGCGCATAAGCCCGCTTCAGAACAATTTCTGCTCAGGCCGGAGCGGGACAAGGAGCAGGTCTTGTTCGTGGTGCGCCACCGGGTGAAGATGGAAGCCAGGGAGGCCTACGAACGCTGGCTGAAGCGCATCATGCAGGTGGCGGCCCCCTTCCCCGGCCACCTGGGCGTGCAGATCGTGCGGCCGCCTGCGGGACGACACGAATACGTGATCGCCGTGCGCTTCGAGAGTCAGGCCGACGCCGCCCGCTGGCACCACTCCGATGAGCGGGAGGGCCTGATCACCCAGTTGGGGGATCTGCTGGAAAGCCACGAAGAGATCGACATCGTCAGCGGCCTGGAGTTCTGGTTCACCCCACCCAGCGGCATCATCCCGCCCCGCTGGAAACAACTGCTGGCGACCACGGCAGTGATCTGGCCCCTGACAATTCTGGTTCCCGCCCTGCTCCACCCCCTGCTGGACCGCATTCCCGCCACCCTCCCCGGCTGGCTGTCCCAGGGACTGAACATCCTGACCGTGGTGGCCCTGGCGACCTACCTGATCATGCCCCGCTGGACCCGGCTCCTGGCCAAGTGGCTATATCGCAAGTAG
- a CDS encoding LLM class flavin-dependent oxidoreductase: MTKTIQPKMGVIFKSYEPLSAIRAYAEQTEASGMTGGFWIAEAYHWFRQYGLEARGCFTTLAVVAQATKNIPVGLGITSPYMRHPTIQASEAAGIDELSNGRFMMGIGVGKVGIEYLEYDIEKMRPVAVHHESMEIMRHVFSGQKYSYEGKHYKSSMPAFDRAGRGLRTDIPIYVGATGPAMQKLSGKESDGMLLAGLTSPAFVKYAIDNMKAGAAAVGRALPDSFPVGGVILCACSRDGDKARNATRSYTGTYIVNKIRNIKNDVILAGSGLPDSSWDPFRKAIAEGTQDNVTHLVTDEMMRRFTVISGTPEECLEITQELVDAGLNLPLLEVVGKTVEDNLETIRLMGAEVLPRLKPGPVASA, from the coding sequence ATGACCAAGACCATACAGCCCAAGATGGGCGTGATTTTCAAGTCCTATGAGCCCCTGTCGGCCATCCGCGCCTATGCGGAACAGACCGAGGCCAGCGGCATGACCGGCGGTTTCTGGATCGCGGAAGCCTATCACTGGTTCCGCCAGTACGGACTGGAGGCCCGGGGCTGCTTCACCACCCTGGCCGTCGTCGCCCAGGCCACCAAGAACATCCCGGTGGGCCTCGGCATCACCTCCCCCTACATGCGACACCCGACCATTCAGGCTTCCGAGGCCGCCGGCATCGACGAACTGTCCAATGGCCGTTTCATGATGGGCATCGGCGTGGGCAAGGTGGGTATCGAGTATCTGGAATACGACATCGAGAAGATGCGTCCCGTGGCCGTGCATCACGAGTCCATGGAAATCATGCGCCATGTCTTCAGCGGCCAGAAGTATTCCTACGAGGGCAAGCACTACAAGTCCTCCATGCCCGCCTTCGACCGTGCCGGCCGTGGCCTGCGCACCGACATCCCGATCTACGTGGGCGCCACCGGCCCCGCCATGCAGAAGCTCTCCGGCAAGGAAAGCGACGGCATGCTGCTGGCCGGCCTGACCTCCCCGGCCTTCGTCAAGTACGCCATCGACAACATGAAGGCCGGCGCCGCCGCCGTGGGCCGTGCCCTGCCTGACAGCTTCCCCGTGGGCGGCGTGATCCTCTGCGCCTGCTCCCGTGATGGCGACAAGGCCCGCAACGCCACCCGCAGCTACACCGGCACCTACATCGTCAACAAGATCCGCAACATCAAGAACGACGTGATCCTGGCCGGCTCCGGTCTGCCCGACAGCAGCTGGGACCCCTTCCGCAAGGCCATCGCCGAGGGCACCCAGGACAACGTCACCCATCTGGTGACCGACGAGATGATGCGCCGCTTCACCGTGATCTCCGGCACGCCGGAAGAGTGCCTGGAAATCACCCAGGAGCTGGTGGATGCCGGTCTCAACCTGCCCCTCTTGGAAGTGGTCGGCAAGACCGTCGAGGACAACCTGGAAACCATCCGGCTGATGGGCGCGGAAGTGCTGCCCAGGTTGAAGCCCGGTCCCGTGGCTTCGGCCTGA
- a CDS encoding M20/M25/M40 family metallo-hydrolase, with amino-acid sequence MANNVNKDLVRKATDLIDRDRLVNLTIDLTNIPSPTGFEGDVARAYHEVLKGAGMDATLQPIGDERYNAVGRLQGAGGGKSLMFNGHLDTSFGPEQAHRGIGYQCKGTLVDNEWIYGMGSFNMKFALANYVTAVEAIRKAGIRLGGDVVIAGVAGEIEKAPVNEYEGPQYQGYGVGTKFAITHGAVADFCILGEPTNMMLIPRHCGTTWIKITVPGHLIHTAWSEVDRNAINKARVVLDAIHEWIPGYCQRNRVGDFQPRVNVSAIEGGWPWRGARTPDNCVIYLDVRTLPDVLPVQAFNEVRDVVRSVVKANPHLEGTKAEIFLSAPGTSIPDDHELVSSIISAHTHQLGQAPQMGTETWYSDAAHMNRYGIPTVNYGSAGRIRTGGGGFSTAQGEHTHIGDMMDIVRVYIEVMMDLCGVVE; translated from the coding sequence ATGGCAAACAATGTGAACAAGGATCTCGTCAGGAAGGCCACGGACCTGATCGACCGGGACCGCCTGGTCAACCTGACCATCGATCTGACCAACATCCCCAGCCCCACGGGTTTCGAGGGCGATGTGGCGCGGGCCTATCACGAGGTGCTGAAGGGCGCCGGCATGGACGCCACCCTGCAGCCCATCGGCGACGAGCGCTACAACGCCGTGGGCCGCCTGCAGGGCGCCGGCGGTGGCAAGTCGCTGATGTTCAACGGCCACCTGGACACCTCCTTCGGGCCGGAGCAGGCCCACCGGGGCATCGGCTACCAGTGCAAGGGCACCTTGGTGGACAACGAGTGGATCTACGGCATGGGCTCCTTCAACATGAAGTTCGCCCTGGCCAACTACGTCACCGCCGTGGAGGCCATCCGCAAGGCCGGCATCAGGCTGGGCGGCGACGTGGTCATCGCCGGCGTGGCCGGCGAGATCGAGAAGGCCCCGGTCAACGAATATGAAGGCCCCCAGTACCAGGGCTATGGCGTGGGCACCAAGTTCGCCATCACCCACGGCGCCGTCGCCGACTTCTGCATCCTCGGCGAACCCACCAACATGATGCTGATCCCGCGTCACTGCGGCACCACCTGGATCAAGATCACCGTGCCGGGCCACCTGATCCACACCGCCTGGTCGGAAGTGGACCGCAACGCCATCAACAAGGCGCGGGTGGTGCTGGACGCGATTCATGAGTGGATTCCCGGCTACTGCCAGCGCAACCGCGTGGGCGATTTCCAGCCCCGGGTCAATGTCTCCGCCATCGAGGGCGGCTGGCCCTGGCGCGGTGCCCGCACCCCGGACAACTGCGTGATCTATCTGGATGTGCGCACCTTGCCGGACGTGCTGCCGGTGCAGGCCTTCAACGAGGTCCGCGACGTGGTCCGCAGCGTGGTGAAGGCGAACCCCCATCTGGAAGGCACCAAGGCGGAGATTTTCCTGTCCGCGCCGGGCACCTCGATTCCGGACGACCACGAACTGGTCAGCAGCATCATTTCCGCCCATACCCACCAGCTGGGTCAGGCGCCGCAAATGGGCACCGAGACCTGGTACAGCGATGCGGCCCACATGAACCGCTATGGCATTCCCACCGTCAATTACGGCTCGGCGGGGCGGATCCGCACCGGCGGCGGCGGTTTCTCCACGGCTCAGGGCGAGCACACCCATATCGGCGACATGATGGACATCGTGCGGGTGTACATCGAAGTGATGATGGATCTCTGCGGTGTGGTCGAGTAA
- a CDS encoding fumarylacetoacetate hydrolase family protein, whose product MKLASFKIKSSGKATIGVVLADGGYLDLHGATNGELPARMIDFLELGESAMARARAVAAQAALGRSNVIPANDVELQAPVPRPGKIMHTSCNFPAHLSELTTWKEPEWQSHNWGEFHFEHPTGFLEAPSSVVPTGASVQVPHFTKQLDYEIEVGIIIGKKAFRVSPEEALNYVAGLTIFNDLSARDIQAREHSNKVILLGKSFDGSCPLGPHLVTLDEVGDVNNLAMVLTLNGEERQSSNTGNVIYKIADMVSWWSNITLEPGDVITSGSPPGVIAGRKDASYLKGGDRIDCNVEKLGTLTTFIVE is encoded by the coding sequence ATGAAACTGGCGAGTTTTAAGATCAAGTCGAGCGGCAAGGCCACCATCGGCGTGGTGCTGGCCGATGGCGGCTACCTGGACCTTCATGGGGCGACCAACGGCGAGCTGCCGGCCCGGATGATCGACTTCCTGGAACTGGGCGAGAGCGCCATGGCCCGTGCCCGTGCCGTGGCGGCCCAGGCAGCCCTGGGGCGCTCCAATGTGATCCCGGCCAACGATGTCGAGTTGCAGGCTCCGGTTCCCCGGCCCGGCAAGATCATGCACACCTCCTGCAACTTCCCGGCTCACCTCTCCGAGCTGACCACCTGGAAGGAGCCCGAGTGGCAGTCCCACAACTGGGGCGAGTTTCATTTCGAGCATCCCACCGGCTTCCTGGAGGCGCCCTCCAGCGTGGTGCCCACCGGAGCCTCGGTCCAGGTGCCCCATTTCACCAAGCAGCTCGACTATGAGATCGAGGTGGGCATCATCATCGGCAAGAAGGCCTTCCGTGTTTCCCCCGAGGAGGCCCTGAACTATGTGGCCGGCCTGACCATCTTCAACGATCTGTCGGCCCGTGACATCCAGGCCCGGGAGCATTCCAACAAGGTGATCCTGCTGGGCAAGAGCTTCGACGGCTCCTGCCCCCTGGGACCCCATCTGGTGACCCTGGACGAGGTGGGCGATGTGAACAACCTGGCCATGGTGCTGACCCTGAACGGCGAGGAACGCCAGTCTTCCAACACCGGCAACGTGATCTACAAGATCGCCGACATGGTGTCCTGGTGGTCCAACATCACCCTGGAGCCCGGCGACGTGATCACCTCCGGCAGTCCTCCCGGCGTCATCGCCGGCCGCAAGGACGCCAGCTATCTGAAGGGCGGCGACCGCATCGACTGCAATGTCGAGAAGCTCGGCACCCTGACCACCTTCATTGTCGAATAA
- a CDS encoding pyruvate carboxylase, which translates to MKRIRKLLIANRSEIAIRVMRAATELGIRTVGIYSNEDRFALHRFKADESYLVGAGRKPIQAYLDIDDIIRIAKEAKADAVHPGYGLLSENPDFAEACAANGLAFVGPTPEVMRTLGNKVSARNAAVAAGVPVMPATGPLPREFDEAARLAGGIGYPLMLKASWGGGGRGMRVIESEEDLRTQLDVARREAMAAFGNDEVYLEKLVINARHVEVQVIGDRHGTAIHLFERDCSVQRRNQKVVEQAPAPYLDASQREVLCNAALSLARAVDYTHAGTVEFLMDGDTGKFYFIEVNPRIQVEHTVTEQVTGVDIVKAQIRICEGGRIGAPDSDLPAQEDIRLSGHALQCRITTEDPEHNFTPDYGRISAYRSPAGFGIRLDAGTAYTGAVITPYYDSLLVKVTAWAPSAREAIHRMDRALREFRVRGPATNLHFLENVINHPLFIAGDCSTRFIDQTPELFHFPKRRDRATRLLRFIGEVVVNGNEEVKGRTLPHLPLPAPLLPATEATPGILPGTRDRLQALGAQGFSEWMRAQPQVLLTDTTMRDAHQSLFATRMRTADMAAIAPHYARALPELFSLECWGGATFDVAMRFLKEDPWERLARLRQAVPNILFQMLLRASNAVGYTNYADNVVRHFVQQAAREGIDVFRVFDSLNAVDNMRVAMDAVIETGALCEAAICYTGDIFDASRPKYSLKYYVDMARQLEKAGAHILGIKDMAGVCRPRAAAALVKALKEEVGLPIHFHTHDTSGGAVASVLAAIDAGVDAVDGAMDSMSGLTSQPSLGAIVAALQGGERDPEISLARLQPFARYWEDVRRSYAPFEADIRSGTSDVYRHEMPGGQYTNLREQARAMGLEQRWSEVAQAYADVNQLFGDIVKVTPTSKVVGDMAIFMVANELTPEQVADPAREVAFPESVVSLFRGEMGFPADGFPKAMQDKVLKGKAPMAGRAGAIIPPADLPALRAQGEKAIGRHMSDTELASYLMYPKVFVDYAEHHRHHGDVSQLPTPVFFYGLAERHEIAVEMEPGKTLVIRLVGQAEVDEEGMVKVFFELNGQPRSLRIPKQGALMRHPIRPKAELGNPDHVAAPMPGAVASVNVKPGQPVKKGSPLLSIEAMKMETMLTAERDCVVGKIHVAINDKIEAKDLLMEIHD; encoded by the coding sequence ATGAAAAGAATCCGCAAACTCCTCATCGCCAACCGCAGCGAAATCGCCATCCGCGTGATGCGGGCCGCCACGGAGCTGGGCATACGCACCGTCGGCATCTATTCCAACGAGGACCGTTTCGCCCTGCACCGCTTCAAGGCCGACGAGAGCTACCTGGTGGGGGCGGGCAGGAAGCCCATCCAGGCCTACCTGGACATCGATGACATCATCCGCATCGCCAAGGAAGCCAAGGCCGACGCGGTCCACCCCGGCTACGGCCTGCTCTCGGAGAACCCGGACTTCGCCGAGGCCTGCGCCGCCAATGGCTTGGCCTTCGTCGGCCCGACGCCGGAGGTAATGCGCACCCTGGGCAACAAGGTGTCAGCACGCAATGCCGCCGTCGCCGCCGGCGTGCCTGTAATGCCCGCCACCGGCCCCCTGCCCCGGGAGTTCGACGAGGCCGCCCGGCTTGCCGGCGGTATCGGCTATCCCCTGATGCTCAAGGCCAGTTGGGGCGGCGGCGGCCGGGGCATGCGGGTCATCGAGTCGGAAGAGGATCTGCGCACCCAGCTCGATGTCGCCCGCCGGGAGGCCATGGCGGCTTTCGGCAACGACGAGGTGTACCTGGAGAAACTGGTAATCAACGCCCGTCACGTGGAGGTCCAGGTCATCGGCGACCGCCATGGCACCGCCATCCATCTCTTCGAGCGGGACTGCTCGGTGCAGCGACGCAACCAGAAGGTGGTGGAACAGGCCCCGGCCCCCTACCTGGATGCCAGTCAGCGGGAAGTCCTGTGCAATGCCGCCCTGAGCCTGGCCCGGGCGGTGGACTACACCCATGCCGGCACCGTCGAGTTCCTGATGGACGGCGATACCGGAAAGTTCTATTTCATCGAGGTAAACCCCCGCATCCAGGTGGAACACACGGTCACCGAGCAGGTCACCGGCGTGGATATCGTCAAGGCCCAGATCCGCATCTGCGAGGGAGGCCGCATCGGCGCGCCCGATTCGGACCTGCCCGCCCAGGAGGACATCCGCCTGTCCGGCCACGCCCTGCAATGCCGCATCACCACCGAGGACCCGGAGCACAACTTCACCCCGGACTACGGCCGCATCTCGGCCTACCGCAGCCCCGCGGGCTTCGGCATCCGCCTGGATGCCGGCACTGCCTATACCGGTGCGGTGATCACCCCCTACTACGACTCCCTGTTGGTAAAGGTCACCGCCTGGGCGCCCAGCGCCCGGGAGGCCATCCATCGCATGGACCGGGCCCTGCGGGAATTCCGTGTGCGGGGACCGGCCACCAACCTGCACTTCCTCGAGAACGTCATCAACCATCCGCTGTTCATCGCCGGTGATTGTTCCACCCGATTCATCGACCAGACGCCGGAACTGTTCCACTTCCCCAAGCGCCGGGACCGGGCCACGCGCCTGCTGCGCTTCATCGGCGAAGTGGTGGTCAATGGCAACGAGGAGGTGAAGGGCCGCACCCTGCCCCATCTGCCCCTCCCCGCCCCCCTGCTGCCCGCCACGGAAGCCACTCCCGGCATCCTGCCCGGCACCCGGGACCGCCTGCAGGCCCTGGGCGCCCAGGGCTTTTCCGAATGGATGCGGGCCCAACCCCAGGTGCTGCTTACCGACACCACGATGCGGGATGCCCACCAGTCCCTCTTCGCCACCCGCATGCGTACCGCCGACATGGCGGCCATCGCCCCCCACTACGCCCGGGCCCTGCCCGAGCTGTTCTCCCTGGAGTGCTGGGGCGGCGCCACCTTCGACGTGGCCATGCGCTTCCTCAAGGAAGACCCCTGGGAACGCCTGGCCCGCCTGCGCCAGGCGGTGCCCAACATCCTGTTCCAGATGCTGTTGCGGGCTTCCAACGCCGTGGGCTACACCAACTATGCCGACAACGTGGTACGCCATTTCGTGCAGCAGGCGGCCCGGGAGGGCATCGACGTGTTCCGGGTGTTCGACTCCCTCAACGCGGTGGACAACATGCGGGTCGCCATGGATGCCGTGATCGAGACCGGCGCCCTGTGCGAAGCGGCCATCTGCTACACGGGGGACATCTTCGATGCCAGCCGCCCCAAGTACAGCCTCAAGTACTACGTGGACATGGCCCGGCAACTGGAGAAGGCCGGCGCCCATATCCTGGGCATCAAGGACATGGCCGGGGTCTGCCGGCCCCGGGCCGCCGCCGCCCTGGTGAAGGCCCTCAAGGAGGAAGTGGGCCTGCCCATCCATTTCCACACCCACGACACCAGCGGCGGTGCCGTGGCCAGCGTGCTGGCCGCCATCGACGCCGGGGTGGATGCGGTGGATGGGGCCATGGATTCCATGAGCGGACTCACCTCCCAGCCCAGCCTGGGCGCCATCGTCGCCGCCCTTCAGGGCGGGGAGCGGGACCCGGAGATTTCCCTGGCCCGACTCCAGCCCTTTGCCCGCTACTGGGAGGACGTGCGCCGGTCCTATGCCCCCTTCGAGGCCGACATCCGCTCCGGCACCTCGGATGTCTATCGCCATGAAATGCCCGGAGGCCAATACACCAACCTGCGGGAGCAGGCCCGGGCCATGGGCCTGGAGCAACGCTGGTCCGAAGTGGCCCAGGCCTACGCCGATGTGAATCAGCTCTTCGGCGACATCGTCAAGGTCACCCCCACTTCCAAGGTCGTGGGCGACATGGCCATCTTCATGGTGGCCAACGAGCTCACCCCGGAACAGGTGGCCGATCCGGCGCGGGAAGTGGCCTTCCCGGAATCGGTGGTATCCCTGTTCCGCGGTGAAATGGGCTTCCCCGCCGACGGCTTCCCCAAGGCCATGCAGGACAAGGTGCTGAAGGGCAAGGCTCCCATGGCGGGCCGGGCCGGCGCCATCATCCCCCCGGCGGACCTGCCGGCGCTGCGCGCCCAGGGCGAGAAGGCCATCGGCCGCCACATGAGCGACACGGAACTGGCTTCCTACCTGATGTATCCCAAGGTCTTCGTGGATTACGCCGAGCACCACCGCCACCATGGCGATGTCTCCCAGCTGCCCACCCCGGTCTTCTTCTATGGCCTGGCGGAACGCCACGAGATCGCCGTGGAGATGGAGCCGGGCAAGACCCTGGTGATCCGTCTCGTCGGCCAGGCCGAGGTGGACGAGGAAGGCATGGTCAAGGTTTTCTTCGAGCTCAACGGCCAGCCCCGCTCCCTGCGCATTCCCAAGCAGGGCGCGCTCATGCGCCATCCGATCCGCCCCAAGGCCGAACTGGGCAACCCCGATCACGTGGCCGCCCCCATGCCCGGCGCCGTGGCTTCGGTCAATGTCAAACCCGGCCAGCCGGTGAAGAAGGGCAGCCCCCTGCTCTCCATCGAGGCCATGAAGATGGAGACCATGCTTACCGCCGAGCGGGATTGCGTGGTGGGCAAGATCCACGTCGCCATCAACGACAAGATCGAAGCCAAGGACCTGCTGATGGAAATCCACGACTGA
- the cofH gene encoding 5-amino-6-(D-ribitylamino)uracil--L-tyrosine 4-hydroxyphenyl transferase CofH, with amino-acid sequence MDILVESISRSGRLDARAALELAECHSTEALQTIAAKMRDQGHGSLVTYSPKVFIPLTRLCRDVCHYCSFSRDPGRDDAPYLAPEQVLDIARAGARAGCHEALFTLGDKPELRYGKARDALAAMGYESTVTYLAAMARLVHGETGLLPHINAGVMTGRDLAELRSASVSQGLMLETIVSRLGEEGGPHHGSPDKIPAVRLAMIAEAGRLKIPFTSGMLVGIGENRRERIEALLALRDLHDAYGHLQEVIIQNFRRKPGTKMAEAEEPSLEELCWTIAVARIILGPEANIQAPPNLSPQSLKALIDSGINDLGGVSPVTPDHVNPEAPWPHLRLLARETEAAGKILLPRLPLYPTYVQQMEEWVDGGLQQSVRERVDAGGFPRVDGWSPGEGTKPPELPAFPKSRHLNYSLGSQAYRYAEKAARGVRLSEKELTRMFNVRGGDFRILCAAADELRLDVKGDAVTYIPNCNINYTNICSYQCQFCAFSKGKTSEELRGKAYNLPLAEIQQKASEAWDRGAVEVCLQGGIHPSYTGQTYIDICKAIKALLPDLHIHAFSPLEIWQGAQTLGVPLEDYLAELKAAGLGSLPGTAAEILDEEVRRVLCPDKLTVDQWTEVMRVAHRLGLKSTATIMYGHMEQPFHWARHLLHLRDLQEETGGFTEFVPLPFVHMEAPLYRRGRARRGPTFREAVLLHAVARLALHPLIGNIQTSWVKMGREGVVACLQAGANDLGGTLMNESISRAAGGGHGQEMEPGELEALIRSIGREPIQRNTLYGSPRQRPWFSRSSRNVRLMVDHG; translated from the coding sequence ATGGACATCCTAGTCGAATCGATTTCAAGGTCGGGGCGTCTCGATGCCAGGGCTGCGCTGGAATTGGCGGAATGCCATTCCACCGAGGCCCTGCAGACGATCGCGGCAAAAATGCGGGACCAGGGGCATGGTTCCCTGGTGACCTACTCTCCGAAGGTCTTCATCCCCTTGACCCGGCTGTGCCGGGATGTTTGCCATTACTGCAGCTTCTCCCGGGACCCGGGGCGGGACGATGCTCCTTACCTCGCACCGGAGCAGGTGCTCGACATCGCCCGCGCGGGGGCTCGCGCCGGCTGCCATGAGGCCCTGTTCACCCTGGGCGACAAGCCGGAGCTGCGCTACGGCAAAGCGCGGGATGCCCTGGCGGCCATGGGCTACGAGTCCACTGTGACCTATCTGGCGGCCATGGCGCGCCTGGTGCATGGAGAGACGGGGCTGTTGCCTCATATCAATGCCGGAGTGATGACAGGACGGGATCTGGCCGAGTTGCGTTCGGCCTCAGTGTCCCAGGGCCTGATGCTGGAGACCATCGTGTCACGCTTGGGGGAAGAGGGCGGTCCCCATCATGGTTCTCCGGACAAGATTCCGGCAGTGCGCCTGGCCATGATCGCCGAGGCGGGCCGTCTGAAAATCCCTTTCACATCAGGCATGCTGGTCGGCATCGGCGAGAACCGCCGGGAGCGGATCGAGGCCCTGCTGGCGCTGCGGGACCTGCACGATGCCTACGGCCATCTCCAGGAAGTGATCATCCAGAATTTCCGCCGCAAGCCAGGGACCAAGATGGCAGAGGCCGAAGAGCCTTCCCTGGAAGAGTTGTGCTGGACCATCGCTGTGGCTCGCATCATCCTGGGTCCGGAAGCCAATATTCAGGCTCCCCCCAATCTTTCTCCCCAGTCCCTGAAGGCCTTGATCGATTCCGGTATCAACGATCTGGGCGGGGTATCGCCGGTGACGCCGGATCATGTAAACCCCGAGGCTCCCTGGCCTCATTTGCGGCTCCTGGCGCGGGAGACCGAGGCGGCGGGAAAGATTCTGCTGCCGCGTCTGCCCCTGTATCCGACCTATGTGCAGCAGATGGAGGAGTGGGTGGATGGGGGATTGCAGCAGTCGGTACGCGAACGGGTGGATGCCGGAGGTTTCCCCCGCGTGGATGGATGGTCTCCCGGCGAGGGCACCAAACCGCCGGAACTGCCCGCGTTTCCGAAGTCCAGGCACCTGAATTACTCCCTGGGCAGCCAGGCCTATCGCTATGCCGAAAAGGCGGCCCGGGGTGTGCGGCTGTCGGAAAAGGAACTGACCAGGATGTTCAACGTGCGGGGCGGAGATTTCCGGATCCTCTGCGCGGCGGCGGACGAACTGCGCCTGGACGTGAAGGGCGATGCAGTCACCTATATCCCGAACTGCAACATCAACTACACCAATATCTGTTCCTACCAGTGCCAGTTTTGCGCCTTCTCCAAGGGCAAGACCAGCGAGGAACTGCGCGGCAAGGCCTACAACCTGCCCCTGGCCGAAATCCAGCAGAAGGCCTCAGAGGCCTGGGACCGTGGGGCCGTCGAGGTCTGCCTGCAAGGGGGGATCCATCCTTCCTACACGGGCCAGACCTACATCGATATCTGCAAGGCGATCAAGGCGCTTCTGCCGGATCTGCACATCCATGCCTTCTCCCCCCTGGAGATATGGCAGGGCGCCCAGACCCTGGGTGTGCCTCTGGAGGACTACCTGGCCGAGTTGAAGGCGGCGGGATTGGGCTCCCTGCCGGGCACCGCGGCGGAGATCCTCGACGAGGAGGTGCGCCGGGTGCTCTGCCCGGACAAGCTTACGGTGGACCAGTGGACCGAGGTGATGCGGGTCGCTCACCGCCTCGGCTTGAAGAGCACCGCCACCATCATGTACGGCCACATGGAGCAACCCTTCCATTGGGCCCGCCATCTGCTCCATCTGCGGGACCTGCAGGAGGAGACGGGCGGGTTCACCGAGTTCGTACCGCTGCCCTTCGTGCATATGGAGGCGCCCCTCTATCGGCGCGGCCGGGCCCGGCGCGGGCCCACCTTCCGCGAGGCGGTGCTGCTGCATGCCGTTGCTCGCCTGGCCCTGCATCCCCTGATCGGCAATATCCAGACCTCCTGGGTGAAGATGGGAAGGGAAGGGGTTGTTGCCTGCCTGCAGGCAGGCGCCAACGATCTGGGGGGCACTCTGATGAACGAGAGCATCAGCCGCGCCGCCGGTGGCGGCCACGGCCAGGAGATGGAACCCGGCGAGCTGGAGGCCCTTATCCGTTCCATCGGGCGCGAACCGATACAACGCAACACGCTCTACGGATCCCCGCGGCAACGCCCATGGTTCTCCCGTTCATCGCGGAATGTGCGGCTGATGGTAGACCACGGTTGA